GAACAGCAGAATCAGCTGGTGGGTCTGCAGGGTCTTCTGTTGCTGGCTGGCATCACCGCAGCGGAAGCAGGTCTTGCCGTGAAACGGGTCCGCAATGCCGGCTGAGGGACTCCCTCTCGCAGAAGACATCCTTCGCTTCTGGTTTGAAGACTGCAGGCCCTGGCAATGGTTTCGGCGTGACAGCGAATTTGATCGTTCTGTGAGTGAACGATTCGGGGTGCTGGCGGAAGCCGCTCAGGACCAAAAGTTGATCGACTGGGAGGTCAACCAGACGTCGTGTTTAGCGCTCGTGTTGTTACTCGACCAGTTCTCTCGACAGATCTGGCGGGACCAAGCCCGTGCCTTTCAGGGAGATCTCCGTGCACAGCGTTTGAGTCATCTGGCACTGGATCAACGTTGGTTGGAGCATGAGCCTCAGAGACCACGTCGACAGTTCTGGTTAATGCCCCTGTTGCACGCCGAATGCCTCGAGACGGTGAACAAGGCCATCCCTCTTCTGGAGAGATGGGTTGATATCGCAACGGCCGATGTGGCCCGGCGAAACCGCGACATATTGATCAAGCATGGGCGTTATCCCTGGCGAGATGGAGCGTTGGGCCGGTGATCCATGCCGAACCAGGATTGTGTTGTGAGCTCTGTGAATGTCTCGGTTCTGTGCACTACCGGGTGCGCAGCGAAGCAACCAGAGAGTGGACTCTTGTGTGTGCAAAGTGCTGGACAAGAATTGCCACCCAATCGGGCTACAGATACGGAGGAACGCGCAAGGCGAATCGCCGAAAAAGAAAGCGATGAAGCTTCGCTTCAGCACGATTCTTTCGATCTACACCAAGCTCGACTTGCATCCCATCAAGCAACTGGCATCATCAGCACAGTTCGAGATGGATCTGAGGTTGGAGCAATCCAACCTCTTTTTTTGTGATTGCACGATCTCGTCGACGCCAATACAAAACCACAGCGTTGGTCGTGGTTGAAATTGGAATGTCGGATAATCTCCATCACCCGGCCCAATACAACAAAGCTAGAGATCATCACCTCGGAGTAGGCGTTCTTGTATCCGTTGTCACGAACTTGAGATTCAAGCTCCATTTCGAGACAAGCAGGCAATCGCGATGAGGTCTTTTGATTGGACGTCATGGTGACGACGGAACTTGCTGTGCAAATACAACCAGGTGTGTTTTCCAGGCACCGAACCACACAGCTGTGGCTATACCTCTTGTAGTTGGCTCTCCTCACCGAGATTCCCAACTCCTCACACCCACTGAAGACCCTATGGGTCTTTTTTTTTGCCTTGGGTCAGCTTTCTGATTGGCGACCCACAGAGGGATCACTGCAGTCGTCATAGTCAAAGTCCGATTTGCGTCGAGCTTTCGGGCGTTTGCCAATCCAGTGGATAGGGATACCCACTGGGTTGGACAGCGTTAAGCAGCAAACATCACTGAACCTTGCCGTCTCAACCACAGAGCCGTGCTGAGGTTGGCGTTGGAGCACCAGACCACTCCATTCAGCCGCCATGACAAGCACTCATGCGCTCAATCGACCAGGCGGCAGATTCTG
This genomic window from Synechococcus sp. MIT S9220 contains:
- a CDS encoding DUF924 family protein; translated protein: MPAEGLPLAEDILRFWFEDCRPWQWFRRDSEFDRSVSERFGVLAEAAQDQKLIDWEVNQTSCLALVLLLDQFSRQIWRDQARAFQGDLRAQRLSHLALDQRWLEHEPQRPRRQFWLMPLLHAECLETVNKAIPLLERWVDIATADVARRNRDILIKHGRYPWRDGALGR